TCAGCAGACCGCCGTTGACCGTGCGCCGTACGAAGGTCTCGACGACGTGGTCCGAGCGGGACCACAGGGAGTTGCGCAGCCCGTAGTCGTTGCTGTTGACGAACTGCAGGAACGCCTCGAGGAGGGCGTCGTCGTTGTCGCGTTCGGCGACCACGATCGGGACCAGCGGGAAGAACGTCTCCTCGCGGACCACGTCGTACGTCCGCGCCCGGTCCAGGCCGTCCACCCGTACCACCGTCGGCTGCAGGAACACCCCGGTCTCCGAGACCGTGCCGTCGACCTCGGTGCGGTGGCCGCCGGTCACCAGCTCGGCGCCGTTGTCCAGGGCCTGCCGCAGCAGCCGGAAGAACCGCTCGCTGCGCCGCACCGGCGACAGCAGTACGTCCTCCTCCTCGGGCAGGCCCGGACGGATGCCCTTGACCAGCTCCCGCACCTCGGCGATCAGCGCCTCGGCGACATCGGGGTGGACGAGGACGTAGTTGGGCACCATGCAGATCTGCCCGGAGCCGTAGAAGGCCTCCGTGATGGCCTCGGCCGCCCACCGTATGTCGGCGTCCTTCCACACCACGATGCCGTCGTTGCCCGCGAGTTCGAGGATCGGCTTCTTGCCGTGCGCCACACAGGCCTGCTCGAAGCGCAGGCCCTCCTGGCTGCCACCGATGTAGAAGATGTCGTCGATCAGCGGGTCGGCGATCCAGCGGTCCATGGTCTGCTTCGGGTTGGAGCACACCGCGTTGAGCACCCCGGGCGGTGCGTCGATCTCCTCCAGCAGCGGTGCGACGACGTCGCGCAGCAGCCACATCGTGGACAGCGCGATGCTGCGCGGCGCCCGCACCACGACCGCGTTGCCGGCCATCAGGGCCAGCACGCACAGAGCGGCGCTCGGCAGCGGGGCGTTCTGCGGCGGGTTGAAGGCGACCACACCGTCCGGCTGCCGGTGCAGGATCAGCTTGCGGCCGTTGTACTCCTTCTCCACCCGCATCTGCTTCGTGTACCAGCGCAGGGAGCCGGGGGCGTAGATCTGCAGCAGGCAGCTCAGCTCCCAGCGGGCGAGCTTCACGGGGTGGGACTCGGCGACCAGCATGCGCAGGAACTCGTCCTGGTGCTGGAGCAGTTCCTCGCGGAAGCGGGTGCCCAGCCGCATCCGCCGCTCCAGCGGTACGGCCGCCCAGTCGGGCGCGGCCGCGGCGGCGGCCTGGGTGGC
The genomic region above belongs to Streptomyces sp. CG1 and contains:
- a CDS encoding aldehyde dehydrogenase, coding for MLREAAQEESAEAPSGLKSYDLYIAGKDIAGDGWVYTVSGRSLLEDVFTSVSLKRSLEQDPESEAARHPYVVGRCAIADDSAIDLATQAAAAAAPDWAAVPLERRMRLGTRFREELLQHQDEFLRMLVAESHPVKLARWELSCLLQIYAPGSLRWYTKQMRVEKEYNGRKLILHRQPDGVVAFNPPQNAPLPSAALCVLALMAGNAVVVRAPRSIALSTMWLLRDVVAPLLEEIDAPPGVLNAVCSNPKQTMDRWIADPLIDDIFYIGGSQEGLRFEQACVAHGKKPILELAGNDGIVVWKDADIRWAAEAITEAFYGSGQICMVPNYVLVHPDVAEALIAEVRELVKGIRPGLPEEEDVLLSPVRRSERFFRLLRQALDNGAELVTGGHRTEVDGTVSETGVFLQPTVVRVDGLDRARTYDVVREETFFPLVPIVVAERDNDDALLEAFLQFVNSNDYGLRNSLWSRSDHVVETFVRRTVNGGLLKVNDSHIGFLPYLPSHGGTGRTGGAFGEANYPMLKTSHVQGVSIARDVSPYDAVFGA